A region of Kribbella sp. NBC_01245 DNA encodes the following proteins:
- a CDS encoding SGNH/GDSL hydrolase family protein, with amino-acid sequence MRLLHGRPRAALLLSAAVITTAFLTPATAAAAAPDYVALGDSYASGVGTRSYTSESGSCQRSLAAYPSLIKNRIAANLSFVACSGARVSDVTNNQLGALNSGIEFVTLQVGGNDAGFSSVITECAKPAWMSNCDSAINNAQNVINNTLPARLDGLYATVRSRASVAKVVIVGYPRLFNGTDCNAGTWFSSSEMTRLNQTADLLNSKLLSRANAAGFTFVNPTSAYIGHAVCGSPEWINGLSNPISESYHPNTTGQTAYANMVDDHLT; translated from the coding sequence ATGAGACTCCTCCACGGCCGGCCACGAGCCGCCCTCCTCCTCAGCGCCGCGGTCATCACCACGGCCTTCCTCACCCCAGCCACCGCGGCCGCGGCGGCCCCCGACTACGTCGCACTCGGCGACTCGTACGCCTCCGGCGTCGGCACCCGCAGCTACACCAGTGAGAGCGGGAGTTGCCAGCGCTCCCTGGCGGCGTACCCGTCGCTGATCAAGAACCGGATCGCCGCCAACCTCAGCTTTGTCGCGTGCTCCGGTGCACGGGTGTCCGACGTGACGAACAACCAGCTCGGCGCGCTGAACAGCGGCATCGAGTTCGTCACCTTGCAGGTTGGCGGCAACGACGCGGGCTTCTCGTCGGTGATCACCGAGTGCGCCAAACCGGCGTGGATGAGCAACTGCGATTCGGCCATCAACAACGCGCAGAACGTCATCAACAACACGTTGCCCGCCCGCCTCGACGGCCTGTACGCGACCGTCCGCAGCCGGGCGAGCGTGGCCAAGGTGGTCATCGTCGGCTATCCGCGCCTGTTCAACGGCACGGACTGCAACGCGGGCACCTGGTTCAGCAGCTCGGAGATGACCCGGCTGAACCAGACCGCCGACCTGCTCAACTCGAAGCTGCTCTCGCGGGCCAACGCGGCCGGTTTCACCTTCGTGAATCCGACTTCGGCGTACATCGGTCACGCCGTCTGCGGCAGCCCCGAGTGGATCAACGGCCTGTCGAACCCGATCAGCGAGTCGTACCACCCGAACACCACCGGCCAGACCGCTTACGCCAACATGGTCGACGACCACCTGACATAA
- a CDS encoding winged helix DNA-binding domain-containing protein, whose protein sequence is MSHGSVEWLLRTRASANGLDRPADEAGSGGVADVVRRTVGLQAQSWRGAAHAVRARSTATTWADVVQAREVDRCVVRGWFQRGTLQLVATSDAGWLLELLGPGLIRGTERRYGELGLSAETRERAVDVLESCLAANGPAGRAAIGELFVSEGLLPSPRGQAVYALIRHAGLLGRVCYGPGYDAAETWVSVESWLGKPLSALAAPAALAAEGPATAETLARRYLAAYGPATAADLATWSGLSVPVSRRAIEAVADRVVTVEGSPYAMVGEPGESESVRLLGEFDAYLLGYRDRRLMVPEAYARQIHPGGGMLKPAIVQAGRVIGTWTHDGPTAARNLTLWPTESANLTPEQSDQSRFAQ, encoded by the coding sequence GTGTCGCACGGGTCTGTCGAATGGTTGCTTCGGACCCGTGCTTCCGCGAACGGCCTGGATCGTCCGGCGGACGAGGCCGGCTCCGGAGGGGTAGCCGACGTCGTACGCCGGACGGTTGGGCTTCAGGCCCAGTCCTGGCGAGGCGCGGCGCATGCGGTCCGCGCCCGCAGTACGGCGACCACCTGGGCCGACGTCGTCCAGGCCCGCGAGGTCGATCGCTGCGTCGTACGCGGGTGGTTCCAGCGGGGAACACTTCAACTTGTCGCGACTTCGGACGCTGGGTGGTTGCTCGAGCTGCTCGGTCCTGGGTTGATCCGTGGGACCGAGCGCCGGTACGGCGAGTTGGGGCTGTCGGCGGAGACGAGGGAACGCGCGGTCGACGTACTCGAGTCGTGTCTCGCCGCTAACGGGCCTGCTGGTCGTGCCGCTATCGGCGAGCTGTTCGTCTCGGAAGGGTTGTTGCCGTCGCCGCGGGGGCAGGCCGTCTACGCGCTTATCCGGCATGCCGGGTTGCTCGGGCGGGTTTGCTACGGGCCCGGGTACGACGCGGCGGAGACCTGGGTGAGCGTCGAGAGTTGGCTCGGCAAGCCGCTGTCGGCACTGGCGGCTCCGGCGGCTCTGGCGGCGGAAGGCCCGGCGACGGCCGAGACGCTCGCCCGGCGCTACCTCGCGGCGTACGGGCCTGCAACCGCGGCAGATCTCGCCACTTGGTCCGGGTTGTCCGTGCCGGTATCGCGACGGGCGATCGAGGCTGTGGCGGATCGGGTGGTGACCGTCGAGGGTTCGCCCTATGCGATGGTCGGCGAGCCGGGGGAGTCGGAGTCGGTACGCCTGCTCGGCGAGTTCGACGCATACCTGCTGGGTTATCGCGACCGCCGCCTGATGGTCCCCGAGGCCTACGCTCGCCAGATCCACCCCGGCGGCGGCATGCTCAAACCCGCCATCGTGCAAGCCGGCCGCGTCATCGGCACCTGGACCCACGACGGCCCCACCGCCGCCCGCAACCTAACCCTCTGGCCCACCGAATCCGCCAACCTAACCCCCGAACAATCCGACCAATCCCGCTTCGCCCAATAG
- a CDS encoding NAD(P)-dependent oxidoreductase: MQLAVFGSAGLAGAAVSRLALENGHEVRALVRGPNAVPGVEVIRGDALDPSAVERTLRGADAVISTLGGFRGPESIAAGTRNIITAMRETGGSRLVVLQGFHIDFPGDPWSLGRRFVETYLRLRCRLLVPYGAELGELLRATDEVAWTLVRIPRMVEGAPSGRARAGRFSLGPWSVVRTGDVAAHLLSLAQNESSVHDAPMLHTPRSRHAAPTPAQPVNR; the protein is encoded by the coding sequence ATGCAGTTAGCGGTGTTCGGAAGCGCAGGGTTGGCAGGGGCGGCGGTCAGCCGGCTGGCCCTCGAGAACGGCCATGAGGTGCGAGCGCTGGTCCGCGGGCCCAACGCCGTTCCTGGTGTTGAGGTGATCCGGGGAGACGCGCTCGATCCATCCGCCGTCGAGCGCACACTCAGGGGCGCCGACGCTGTCATCTCGACTCTGGGTGGCTTTCGCGGGCCGGAGAGCATCGCGGCCGGCACGCGGAACATCATCACCGCAATGCGCGAGACCGGTGGCAGTCGGCTCGTCGTACTCCAGGGCTTCCACATCGACTTCCCAGGCGACCCCTGGAGCCTGGGCAGACGGTTCGTCGAGACGTACCTCAGGCTGCGCTGCCGTCTACTGGTGCCCTACGGCGCCGAACTCGGCGAGCTACTGCGGGCAACCGACGAAGTCGCCTGGACCCTCGTACGGATACCTCGCATGGTGGAAGGCGCGCCATCCGGTCGGGCGAGGGCCGGCAGATTCTCGCTCGGCCCGTGGAGCGTAGTTCGGACCGGCGACGTCGCCGCCCACCTGCTCTCACTGGCGCAGAACGAGTCGTCGGTGCATGACGCGCCGATGTTGCACACCCCTCGGTCCCGGCACGCGGCTCCGACCCCAGCACAACCAGTCAACAGATAG
- a CDS encoding MBL fold metallo-hydrolase, with product MERHRISPEITVLSDHAVVPGIGFLPVNTFVLHAEQPVVVDTGLSNPDKDYLTALAGVIDPADVRWIWLTHPDRDHTGGLWRLLEAAPQARLITTFGGMGILSCEWDVPMHRIQLLNPGEQLDIGDRVLTAYRPPLFDSPVTVGFQESRSGAFFASDCFGGAMSTAELASGPDLRDVPDDDRRAAQLLWAGVDSPWVRLVDRVAYGRVVDEIRGLDPSAILSTHLPPAIGMNEQLFATLAEAPEGPEFSFPDQAALEALLATFEPA from the coding sequence ATGGAGCGACACCGCATCAGCCCAGAGATCACCGTGCTCAGCGACCACGCCGTAGTGCCGGGCATCGGCTTCCTGCCGGTCAACACGTTCGTCCTTCACGCCGAGCAACCCGTGGTCGTCGACACCGGACTGAGTAACCCGGACAAGGACTACCTGACAGCGCTCGCTGGCGTGATCGATCCCGCCGACGTGCGCTGGATCTGGCTTACTCACCCGGATCGCGACCACACCGGCGGATTGTGGCGGCTGCTGGAGGCAGCACCCCAAGCACGCCTGATCACGACCTTCGGCGGCATGGGAATTCTGTCCTGCGAGTGGGACGTACCGATGCATCGCATCCAGTTGCTGAACCCGGGCGAGCAGCTCGACATCGGCGACCGCGTGCTCACGGCCTACCGTCCGCCGCTGTTCGACAGTCCGGTCACCGTCGGGTTCCAGGAAAGCCGCAGCGGCGCGTTCTTCGCTTCGGACTGCTTCGGTGGCGCCATGAGCACCGCCGAGCTTGCCAGCGGCCCCGACCTGCGCGACGTGCCGGATGATGACCGCCGAGCCGCGCAGCTGCTGTGGGCGGGCGTGGACAGTCCGTGGGTGAGACTGGTGGATCGCGTGGCGTACGGGCGCGTCGTGGATGAGATCCGCGGCCTGGATCCCTCCGCGATCCTCAGCACCCATCTCCCGCCTGCGATCGGGATGAACGAGCAGCTCTTCGCCACCCTGGCCGAGGCTCCGGAGGGACCCGAATTCTCGTTCCCGGACCAGGCCGCGCTCGAGGCACTGCTCGCGACGTTCGAACCCGCCTGA
- a CDS encoding SRPBCC family protein, translating to MTERLRSVDGRTELRIERRLDHPPAKVWRALTEPAELAAWFPAAVELDLRLDGRIAFAFAEGEDDFVEDPDNTGVIRAYDPPRLLEYNWGVEVLRWELAPDGAGCLMTLTATFDDRAAAASYTAGWLTCFSALDRALGGSDEPIKDYAPLHDQYVREFGLDAGTIDREGDRWTIRFERQVAKPKEQVWSYLCGDDRPAQGCAAPAGFVAKGIEPRTADVVTEPTSMEYGWQYDGTVSWHLRDGNGGARLLVTHTGPISEDPSALYDAWHDLIEAAAENA from the coding sequence ATGACTGAGCGATTGAGGAGTGTGGACGGGCGTACGGAGTTGCGGATCGAGCGGCGGCTGGATCATCCGCCGGCGAAGGTTTGGCGGGCGTTGACCGAGCCGGCCGAGCTGGCGGCGTGGTTCCCGGCGGCGGTGGAGCTGGACCTTCGGCTGGATGGGCGGATCGCGTTCGCGTTTGCCGAGGGGGAGGACGACTTCGTCGAGGATCCGGACAACACCGGCGTGATCCGTGCGTACGACCCGCCTCGGCTCCTCGAGTACAACTGGGGCGTCGAGGTGCTGCGCTGGGAGCTCGCGCCTGATGGGGCGGGTTGTTTGATGACGTTGACCGCGACGTTCGACGATCGTGCTGCCGCGGCGAGCTACACCGCTGGTTGGCTGACCTGCTTCTCCGCCCTCGATCGTGCGCTCGGTGGATCCGACGAGCCCATCAAGGACTACGCGCCGCTGCATGACCAATACGTTCGGGAGTTCGGCTTGGACGCGGGCACCATCGACCGCGAAGGCGACCGCTGGACGATTCGCTTCGAACGGCAAGTGGCCAAGCCGAAGGAGCAGGTCTGGTCCTACCTATGCGGCGACGACAGACCAGCACAGGGCTGCGCCGCACCGGCCGGCTTTGTTGCCAAAGGCATCGAACCGCGTACGGCCGACGTCGTCACCGAGCCGACCTCGATGGAATACGGCTGGCAGTACGACGGCACCGTTTCCTGGCACCTCCGCGACGGCAACGGGGGAGCGCGCCTACTCGTAACCCACACCGGCCCGATCTCCGAAGACCCGAGCGCGCTGTACGACGCATGGCATGACCTGATCGAGGCCGCCGCCGAAAATGCCTGA
- a CDS encoding extracellular solute-binding protein — protein MRDRPMTRRGLLGAAAAVVGGGLLSGCGSQASEDELSYWHPMSGGDGVVMAGLVDQANGRNLGFHATQTVLAWGPPYYTKLAMASAGGRAPDLAVMHASRIAGYAPGGLLEPWDLNLLKEVGLTEKDFPPLVWQKGFSEDQLYAVALDTHPFVMFYNPEILAKAGATDLPGITEAGAFVEACHKIQRVTGKHAMSYGFLGDGSQMWRLFYTFYRQSGAEMRLVPGQQAQVDEQAAVNALTYLRSLLDDKIASRSGDGGTATSEFLHGESGILFGGVWELPTILAEKIPFDARPIPPLFGKPAAYADSHTFVLPRQAKHDPERRRHVYRFVAELLKTSVTWAGAGHIPAYAPVVESAEYKALKPQASYAEVTDYVNYDPDVWFSGAGSDFHKYFAENVQNVLVGAQDPARGFEGFVKRLNVLLDRPQPV, from the coding sequence GTGAGAGATCGTCCAATGACCCGGCGGGGGTTGCTCGGCGCCGCTGCCGCGGTGGTCGGTGGCGGCCTGCTGTCCGGCTGCGGCAGCCAGGCGAGCGAAGACGAACTGAGCTATTGGCACCCGATGTCCGGCGGCGACGGCGTCGTGATGGCAGGCCTGGTCGACCAGGCGAACGGCCGGAACCTCGGCTTCCACGCCACCCAGACCGTGCTCGCCTGGGGTCCGCCGTACTACACGAAACTCGCGATGGCCTCGGCCGGTGGACGCGCACCGGATCTAGCGGTCATGCACGCGTCGCGAATCGCCGGCTACGCCCCTGGCGGCCTGCTCGAACCGTGGGACCTGAACCTGCTCAAAGAGGTCGGCCTCACTGAGAAGGACTTCCCGCCACTGGTCTGGCAGAAGGGGTTCTCCGAGGACCAGCTGTACGCGGTAGCCCTCGATACGCACCCCTTTGTGATGTTCTATAACCCAGAAATCTTGGCGAAAGCAGGCGCCACCGACCTACCCGGGATCACCGAGGCCGGCGCGTTCGTGGAGGCCTGCCACAAGATCCAGCGGGTGACCGGCAAACACGCCATGTCGTACGGCTTCCTCGGCGACGGCTCGCAGATGTGGCGGCTCTTCTACACGTTCTACCGGCAGTCCGGCGCCGAGATGCGGTTGGTCCCGGGGCAGCAGGCCCAGGTCGACGAGCAGGCGGCGGTCAACGCGCTCACCTACCTGAGGTCGTTGCTCGACGACAAGATCGCGAGCCGCAGCGGCGACGGCGGTACGGCGACCAGCGAGTTCCTCCACGGCGAGAGCGGCATCCTCTTCGGCGGCGTCTGGGAGTTGCCGACGATCCTCGCGGAGAAGATCCCGTTCGACGCGCGGCCGATCCCACCACTGTTCGGCAAGCCCGCGGCGTACGCCGATTCGCACACGTTCGTCCTTCCGCGGCAGGCGAAACACGATCCGGAACGACGGCGCCACGTCTATCGGTTCGTGGCCGAACTGCTCAAGACCTCGGTGACGTGGGCCGGCGCCGGCCACATCCCGGCGTACGCGCCGGTGGTGGAGTCGGCGGAGTACAAGGCGCTGAAGCCGCAGGCGAGCTATGCCGAGGTGACGGACTACGTCAACTACGACCCGGACGTCTGGTTCAGCGGCGCGGGTAGCGACTTCCACAAGTACTTCGCGGAGAACGTGCAGAACGTGCTGGTCGGAGCCCAAGACCCGGCGCGCGGTTTCGAGGGGTTCGTGAAGAGGCTCAACGTGCTGCTCGACCGCCCGCAACCGGTCTGA
- a CDS encoding MarR family winged helix-turn-helix transcriptional regulator, with product MRGKPDGGGDRYPLDGPGDYPVEEIAAAWLRERPGTPVDSIGIVTPLWRLAKLFADDRRRLLADLGVDPATLDLLSVLRRSGPPYELNTRELTRRSLVTAGAISQRIARAERSGLVERRTETDGSRAVVVTLTPAGHDLIERTVDQVLTRESSLLTSLDDGQRAALARQLQALLADVRQTLEGPDR from the coding sequence ATGCGAGGCAAGCCCGATGGCGGCGGTGATCGGTATCCACTCGATGGGCCGGGCGACTACCCGGTCGAGGAGATCGCGGCGGCCTGGTTGCGGGAGCGGCCGGGTACGCCGGTGGACTCGATCGGGATCGTCACTCCCCTCTGGCGATTGGCCAAGCTCTTCGCCGACGACCGGCGCCGGCTGCTCGCCGACCTCGGGGTGGACCCGGCGACGCTGGATCTGCTCAGCGTGCTCAGACGCAGCGGTCCGCCGTACGAGCTGAACACGCGCGAGTTGACCCGTCGCTCCCTGGTCACCGCAGGCGCGATCTCGCAACGGATCGCGCGCGCCGAACGGTCGGGCCTGGTCGAGCGCCGTACCGAGACGGACGGCAGCCGCGCCGTCGTCGTCACGCTCACGCCAGCCGGCCACGACCTCATCGAGCGAACCGTCGACCAGGTCCTCACCCGCGAGTCGTCCCTGCTCACCTCGCTGGACGACGGCCAACGCGCGGCACTCGCGCGTCAACTCCAAGCCCTCCTGGCCGACGTCCGCCAAACCCTGGAGGGCCCTGACCGTTAG
- a CDS encoding LacI family DNA-binding transcriptional regulator, whose translation MRATVKDVAERAGVSPKTVSNVINGVIFVRPETKARVEEALAALNYVPNLSARGLRNGRSGMIGLALPDLLRPYSAEITHLFVELAHERGWGVQIEQTAAEPQREWELLSKARAHLVDGLILNPINLGDSVVTAGPDGLPPVVLIGDVDQDVVSQVCIDNVAAAADMVRHLLAAGYRRIAAVGTPEPGPDQVKSSGTAAARLRTIGYRQALTEAGLPIEDDLFVPFDRWNPENAAEAVTSYLRDHDLPDAFFCFTDTIASGVLSALWHLGIAVPGDVGVAGFDNVTDSEFAVPPLTTVDFSKRDFVTAGLELLEETMRDRTAAPRRIVIPHRIIARASTGT comes from the coding sequence ATGCGTGCGACCGTCAAAGATGTGGCCGAGCGGGCGGGAGTTTCGCCCAAGACGGTCTCCAACGTCATCAACGGCGTCATATTCGTCCGGCCGGAGACCAAGGCACGAGTGGAAGAGGCACTCGCGGCCCTGAACTACGTGCCGAACCTGAGCGCCCGAGGCCTGCGCAATGGGCGTTCCGGCATGATCGGCCTCGCCTTGCCGGATCTGCTGCGGCCGTACTCCGCCGAGATCACCCACCTGTTCGTCGAACTCGCCCACGAACGCGGTTGGGGTGTGCAGATCGAGCAGACCGCCGCCGAGCCGCAGCGCGAGTGGGAGTTGCTTTCGAAGGCCCGGGCGCATCTGGTCGACGGCCTCATCCTCAACCCGATCAACCTTGGCGACAGCGTCGTCACCGCGGGCCCGGACGGACTGCCGCCGGTCGTCCTCATCGGAGACGTCGACCAGGACGTGGTGAGCCAGGTCTGCATCGACAACGTCGCCGCGGCCGCCGACATGGTCCGCCATCTCCTCGCCGCGGGCTATCGCCGGATCGCCGCCGTCGGCACACCCGAACCGGGACCCGACCAGGTCAAATCAAGCGGTACGGCGGCCGCCCGGCTGCGCACCATCGGCTATCGGCAGGCCTTGACCGAGGCGGGCCTGCCGATCGAGGACGACCTGTTCGTACCGTTCGACCGATGGAACCCCGAGAACGCGGCCGAGGCGGTCACGTCGTACCTGCGTGATCACGACCTGCCGGACGCGTTCTTCTGTTTCACCGACACGATCGCGAGCGGGGTGTTGTCGGCGCTGTGGCATCTGGGGATCGCGGTGCCGGGTGATGTCGGGGTGGCCGGGTTCGACAACGTGACGGACAGCGAGTTCGCCGTGCCGCCGTTGACGACGGTCGACTTCAGCAAGCGTGATTTCGTCACGGCCGGCCTGGAGTTGCTCGAGGAGACGATGCGCGACCGCACCGCCGCACCTCGCCGCATCGTCATCCCGCACCGCATCATCGCGCGTGCCTCCACCGGTACCTAG
- a CDS encoding MarR family winged helix-turn-helix transcriptional regulator, which produces MTKTPSPRRSPRRTRRSAAEESWADLADLALIISRELQYRGYADPQAVGLTQSEGMVMRYLLQDDPAAPSQIAAATGLQRTNLSATLRGLEQKGLIQRQANPTDGRGVTVSPTDRGRSNYALVRHEWATAISEAAGRDDTHLAAALNLLTTVKDGLTSTRPPTQSGHPPA; this is translated from the coding sequence GTGACGAAAACCCCATCGCCGCGGCGCAGCCCTCGACGGACGCGCCGGTCGGCCGCCGAGGAGAGCTGGGCCGACCTCGCCGACCTGGCACTGATCATCAGCCGGGAGCTCCAGTACCGCGGCTATGCCGACCCGCAAGCAGTCGGATTGACCCAGTCCGAGGGCATGGTGATGCGCTATCTCCTCCAGGACGATCCCGCCGCCCCTAGCCAAATCGCCGCCGCCACTGGACTCCAGCGCACAAACCTCTCGGCAACGCTGCGCGGGCTCGAGCAAAAGGGCCTCATCCAGCGCCAAGCCAACCCGACCGACGGCCGCGGCGTCACCGTCAGCCCGACCGACCGCGGACGCAGCAACTACGCCCTCGTACGGCACGAGTGGGCAACCGCCATCAGCGAAGCCGCCGGCCGCGACGACACCCACCTCGCCGCAGCCCTCAACCTGCTCACCACCGTCAAGGACGGCCTGACCAGCACTCGCCCCCCAACCCAATCCGGCCACCCACCGGCCTAA
- a CDS encoding SDR family NAD(P)-dependent oxidoreductase produces MRTVVVTGGSAGIGRAIAERFRQDGDEVVITGRRAELLERVAAEIGARPVVCDASDPAKVESMVAGLPERIDVLVNNAGGNADLAASSKAGSSQTGPDEGETETGLARLAAAWQANFAANVLSAVLTTAALADRLADGGSVVLLGSIAADRGSGGGSYGAVKVALSTWNLDLSAELGPRGITSNVVSPGFIDDTEFFQGRMTDERRRRLVEQTRNGRTGHPADIAAAVHFLASAGARHITGQVLNVNGGAWTTR; encoded by the coding sequence ATGCGGACAGTCGTAGTGACCGGGGGATCGGCCGGTATCGGGCGAGCGATCGCGGAGCGGTTCCGCCAAGACGGTGACGAGGTGGTGATCACCGGCCGCCGGGCGGAGCTGCTCGAGCGGGTCGCGGCGGAGATCGGCGCGCGCCCGGTGGTGTGCGACGCGTCCGATCCAGCCAAGGTCGAGTCCATGGTCGCGGGCCTTCCCGAGCGGATCGACGTACTCGTCAATAACGCCGGCGGCAACGCCGACCTCGCCGCCTCGAGCAAGGCCGGATCGAGCCAGACCGGCCCGGATGAGGGCGAGACCGAGACTGGCTTGGCGCGACTGGCTGCCGCCTGGCAGGCGAACTTCGCGGCGAATGTGCTGAGCGCCGTGCTCACCACTGCCGCGTTGGCGGATCGGTTGGCCGACGGCGGCAGCGTCGTACTGCTCGGGTCGATCGCGGCGGACCGGGGTTCCGGCGGCGGGTCGTACGGCGCGGTGAAGGTGGCCCTTTCGACCTGGAACCTGGACCTGTCGGCGGAGCTCGGGCCCCGGGGGATCACGTCGAATGTGGTGTCGCCCGGATTCATCGACGACACGGAGTTCTTCCAAGGGCGGATGACCGACGAACGGCGGCGGCGGCTGGTCGAGCAAACCCGGAACGGGCGGACTGGCCATCCGGCAGACATCGCGGCCGCGGTCCACTTCCTCGCGTCAGCCGGCGCACGGCACATCACCGGTCAGGTGCTGAACGTGAACGGCGGCGCCTGGACGACGCGATAA
- a CDS encoding MFS transporter produces MSITLSARQASPRAVALAGGLHPAGVFFLLAGAFLPIMDFFITNVALPSIDASLHASASELELVIAGYGVAYAALLVLGGRLGDRFGRHRVFLGALAGFVVASAVCGFAPTVGVLIAARVVQGATAALLVPQVLATFHHTLEHERKARALALYGATSGIAAVVGQLVGGLLVGADIAGTSWRPIFLVNVPIGLVVLLVAARIVPNTRSDHPVGVDLPGTVLFAATLTAVLVPLTEGHSLGWPWWTWAMIALAVLLGAITFLVERRAEQHGEIPLLPPSLLRLPSMSRGLVMVFAFSIGFGAFMFVFALTVQDGLHADALHGGLAILPMAVLFFLGSVYAPRVIGRFGRAALSVGAVIQLAGLGALVVVVVHGWPHVSLWAMAVPLALAGAGQSMLFAGLFRSVLADVPTHLGGVGSGVLITLQQSGLALGVATLGTLYLTQAERNTAHAFATVEAVQMGIIALLAIGVATLPRFTTTASEAPLLDA; encoded by the coding sequence ATGTCCATCACTCTTTCCGCGCGGCAGGCCTCGCCACGTGCGGTTGCGCTGGCCGGTGGGCTTCACCCGGCAGGCGTGTTCTTCCTGCTCGCCGGCGCGTTCCTGCCGATCATGGACTTCTTCATCACCAACGTCGCGCTACCGAGCATCGACGCGTCGCTGCATGCGTCGGCGTCCGAGCTGGAGTTGGTGATCGCCGGGTACGGCGTCGCGTACGCCGCCTTGCTCGTCCTGGGCGGCCGGCTGGGCGACCGCTTCGGTCGGCACCGCGTCTTCCTGGGTGCGCTCGCAGGGTTTGTGGTGGCCTCGGCCGTCTGCGGCTTCGCGCCGACCGTCGGCGTACTGATCGCCGCGCGCGTCGTGCAGGGTGCGACCGCGGCACTGCTCGTCCCGCAAGTGCTCGCGACCTTCCACCACACGCTCGAGCACGAACGCAAGGCGCGCGCCCTGGCCCTGTACGGCGCGACGTCCGGCATCGCCGCCGTCGTCGGGCAGTTAGTGGGCGGCCTGCTGGTTGGTGCCGATATCGCCGGCACATCGTGGCGGCCGATCTTCCTGGTCAACGTGCCGATCGGTCTGGTGGTCCTGTTGGTGGCGGCGCGGATCGTGCCCAACACTCGCTCGGATCACCCGGTCGGCGTCGACCTGCCGGGCACCGTGCTGTTCGCCGCGACGCTCACCGCCGTACTGGTCCCGCTGACGGAAGGTCACTCGCTCGGTTGGCCGTGGTGGACCTGGGCCATGATCGCGCTCGCGGTTTTGCTTGGCGCCATCACCTTCCTGGTGGAGCGGCGTGCCGAGCAGCACGGTGAGATCCCGCTGTTGCCGCCGTCGCTGCTGCGGCTGCCGTCGATGTCCCGCGGGCTGGTGATGGTGTTCGCGTTCAGCATCGGCTTCGGCGCCTTCATGTTCGTCTTCGCTCTGACGGTCCAGGATGGTCTGCACGCCGACGCTCTCCATGGCGGGCTGGCCATCTTGCCGATGGCGGTGCTGTTCTTCCTCGGCTCCGTATACGCGCCACGGGTGATCGGCCGCTTCGGCCGGGCCGCGCTGTCGGTTGGCGCGGTCATCCAGCTGGCCGGCCTCGGCGCACTCGTGGTAGTTGTCGTCCACGGCTGGCCACACGTGAGTCTCTGGGCCATGGCGGTCCCGCTCGCCCTGGCCGGTGCCGGTCAATCGATGCTGTTCGCCGGGCTGTTCCGCAGCGTGCTGGCCGATGTCCCGACTCATCTGGGCGGCGTCGGCAGCGGCGTACTGATCACTCTGCAACAGAGCGGTCTCGCGCTCGGCGTGGCCACACTCGGCACCCTCTACCTCACGCAGGCGGAGCGCAACACGGCCCACGCCTTCGCAACCGTCGAAGCCGTGCAGATGGGGATCATCGCCTTGCTAGCCATCGGCGTCGCCACGCTCCCCCGGTTCACCACGACCGCTTCCGAGGCGCCTCTGCTCGACGCCTGA